In Chryseobacterium oranimense, a single window of DNA contains:
- a CDS encoding YeeE/YedE family protein — translation MLDIIKEPWPWYVAGPLIGLTVPALLILGNKSFGISSSLRHICAACIPAKISFFKYDWKKEAWNLFFVLGIFFGGMIAAQFLLNPDEITVNSALKDELAGYGITDYSNLVPVQLMNFESLLTLRGFIMMIIGGFLVGFGTRYAGGCTSGHAIMGLSSLQWPSLVATVCFMIGGFIMTNLILPIILSL, via the coding sequence ATGTTAGATATTATTAAAGAGCCCTGGCCTTGGTATGTAGCTGGTCCTTTAATCGGGCTTACTGTTCCGGCCCTGTTGATCTTGGGAAATAAATCTTTTGGAATCAGTTCTTCACTCAGACACATCTGTGCAGCATGCATACCCGCGAAAATCAGCTTCTTTAAATATGACTGGAAAAAAGAAGCATGGAACTTATTTTTTGTACTCGGAATTTTCTTTGGAGGGATGATTGCTGCCCAATTTCTGCTTAATCCGGACGAAATTACAGTGAATTCAGCGCTTAAAGACGAATTAGCAGGTTATGGGATTACAGATTACTCCAATCTTGTTCCTGTACAATTGATGAATTTTGAAAGTCTCCTAACTCTAAGAGGTTTTATTATGATGATTATCGGTGGTTTTTTGGTAGGATTTGGAACCCGATATGCAGGCGGATGTACAAGCGGACATGCTATCATGGGACTCTCCAGCCTGCAGTGGCCGTCTCTGGTAGCTACAGTCTGCTTTATGATCGGCGGTTTTATTATGACCAATCTTATCTTACCGATCATTCTTTCCCTTTAA
- a CDS encoding rhodanese-like domain-containing protein — protein MKIEQIYTGCLAQGAYYIMSEGEAAIIDPLRETQPYIEKLKKDGAELKYIFETHFHADFVSGHIDLSRKTGAPIVYGPTAQTEFEALIAEDGQIFRLGKVAIKILHTPGHTLESSSYLLIDEEGNEKVLFSGDTLFLGDVGRPDLAQKAADMTREELAGLLYDSLYQKILPLNDDIIVYPAHGSGSACGKNMQKETVDTLGNQKKTNYALNQKDKADFVAAVTEGLLPPPTYFGMNVAMNKNGYNSFEEVLSRGLNALSPDQFEETAKNSGALVLDVRNNQKFAEGFIPQSVNIGLDGDFAPWVGALIIDVNQPLLLVTDKGYEEEAVTRLSRVGFDNVLGYLKGSFETWKKSGKETDVVNRISALYFEKETREKKARILDVRKESEYNAEHIEGAYSRPLAYINEWINEINQEEHFYIHCAGGYRSMMAAGILMARGYRNFTEIEGGFNAIATTDVPKSDFVCQTRLLK, from the coding sequence ATGAAAATAGAACAGATTTATACAGGATGTCTGGCTCAGGGAGCTTATTACATCATGTCAGAGGGAGAGGCTGCTATCATAGATCCCCTTCGTGAAACACAACCATACATAGAAAAACTGAAAAAGGATGGGGCAGAATTGAAATATATTTTTGAAACTCATTTCCATGCTGATTTCGTAAGCGGACATATAGATTTAAGCAGAAAAACAGGAGCTCCTATTGTATATGGGCCCACTGCACAAACAGAATTTGAAGCCCTTATTGCAGAAGATGGGCAGATTTTCAGACTTGGAAAGGTGGCTATAAAAATACTTCATACCCCTGGACATACTCTGGAAAGCTCATCTTATCTGCTGATAGACGAAGAAGGAAATGAAAAAGTCCTTTTTAGTGGTGATACCTTATTTTTAGGAGATGTGGGGCGTCCGGACCTGGCCCAGAAGGCTGCAGATATGACCCGTGAAGAATTGGCAGGACTGCTGTATGACAGCTTATATCAGAAAATCCTTCCTTTGAATGACGATATTATAGTATATCCCGCCCATGGTTCAGGATCCGCCTGTGGTAAAAATATGCAGAAAGAAACAGTGGATACATTAGGAAATCAGAAAAAAACAAACTATGCCCTCAATCAGAAAGATAAAGCAGACTTTGTAGCGGCCGTTACAGAAGGATTGCTGCCTCCTCCTACTTATTTTGGGATGAATGTTGCGATGAATAAAAATGGCTATAATAGTTTTGAAGAAGTCCTTTCAAGAGGATTGAATGCCCTTTCTCCTGACCAGTTTGAAGAAACAGCAAAAAATTCAGGAGCTTTGGTTCTGGACGTAAGAAATAATCAGAAATTTGCTGAGGGCTTTATTCCACAGTCTGTTAATATCGGGCTGGATGGTGATTTTGCACCGTGGGTAGGAGCTTTAATCATAGATGTAAATCAGCCTTTACTGCTTGTTACTGATAAAGGATATGAAGAAGAAGCAGTCACCAGACTCAGCCGGGTAGGATTTGACAACGTTTTGGGATATCTGAAGGGCAGTTTTGAAACCTGGAAAAAAAGTGGAAAAGAAACAGATGTTGTAAACCGTATTTCTGCCCTGTATTTTGAGAAGGAAACAAGGGAAAAAAAAGCTAGAATCCTTGATGTGAGAAAAGAAAGTGAATACAATGCAGAGCATATAGAAGGAGCATACAGCAGGCCTCTAGCTTATATCAATGAATGGATAAATGAAATAAATCAGGAAGAGCATTTCTATATACATTGTGCAGGAGGATACAGAAGCATGATGGCTGCAGGCATTCTTATGGCAAGGGGGTATAGGAATTTTACGGAAATTGAAGGCGGCTTTAATGCCATTGCCACGACTGATGTTCCGAAAAGTGATTTCGTATGTCAGACCAGACTTTTAAAATAA
- a CDS encoding sulfite exporter TauE/SafE family protein has product MEIIGYVASVLIGISLGLIGGGGSILTVPVLIYFFGLDAFIATEYSLFIVGISSAVGSFSYFKKGLIDLRTALIFGIPSIISIFLTRIYLLPLIPSDILRIGDFILTRNVFLLLVFAGLMILASYKMIRKNTVIKRRGENREYQSFLAAGEGSAIGMLTGLVGAGGGFMIIPALVNLLKMPMKNAVGTSLVIISLNSLIGFSSSAGNTAIEWRFLLSVTAIAVAGIVIGSRFSGNIDGEKLKPAFGWFILAMGMYIFFKEIFL; this is encoded by the coding sequence ATGGAAATTATAGGATATGTAGCATCAGTTTTAATAGGAATTTCGTTGGGGTTAATAGGCGGCGGCGGAAGTATACTCACCGTACCCGTGCTTATTTATTTTTTTGGACTAGACGCTTTTATTGCTACAGAATATTCCCTTTTTATAGTGGGAATCAGCAGTGCTGTGGGATCATTTTCTTATTTTAAAAAAGGACTTATAGATTTGAGAACTGCACTTATATTTGGAATTCCTTCCATTATATCTATTTTCCTTACCAGAATTTATCTATTGCCACTCATTCCGTCAGATATTTTAAGGATAGGCGATTTTATTCTGACAAGGAATGTTTTTCTTCTTTTGGTTTTTGCTGGTTTAATGATCCTTGCCTCTTATAAAATGATTAGAAAAAATACGGTAATAAAAAGGAGGGGAGAGAATCGAGAATATCAGTCATTTCTGGCAGCAGGAGAAGGTTCTGCTATAGGTATGTTAACCGGATTGGTTGGAGCCGGCGGTGGTTTTATGATCATTCCTGCTTTAGTTAACCTCTTGAAAATGCCTATGAAAAATGCCGTTGGAACTTCACTGGTCATTATTTCTTTAAATTCTTTGATAGGTTTTTCTTCATCCGCTGGAAATACAGCAATAGAATGGCGGTTTTTACTTTCTGTTACTGCTATTGCCGTCGCAGGAATTGTAATAGGCTCGAGATTTTCCGGAAATATCGACGGCGAAAAGCTAAAACCTGCTTTCGGATGGTTTATTCTGGCGATGGGAATGTATATCTTTTTTAAAGAGATTTTTTTATAA
- a CDS encoding Crp/Fnr family transcriptional regulator — protein MQDTILSSEFSSSPELVEKLYQYGITKNYSEGDIILDENASIRSIPIVMKGMIKVIRTEEDGREILLYYIQAGESCIMSFLGGMHQEKSIVKAEVEEDAEILFLPIDKVSLFIREHPEWLDYIFRLYHKRFEELLDIINAIAFKKVDERLLDLLHKKSELTNSKTIVITHEQLANELGTARVVVSRLLKQLEEAGRVKLGRNKLTLS, from the coding sequence ATGCAAGACACCATTCTTTCCTCTGAATTTTCCTCCTCGCCGGAACTTGTTGAAAAACTCTATCAATATGGCATCACCAAAAACTATTCCGAAGGAGATATTATTTTAGATGAAAACGCTTCCATACGCTCCATTCCCATTGTGATGAAAGGAATGATCAAAGTGATCAGGACAGAAGAAGATGGAAGAGAAATACTGCTGTATTACATCCAGGCGGGAGAAAGTTGTATCATGTCTTTCCTGGGCGGGATGCACCAGGAAAAAAGTATAGTAAAAGCTGAAGTGGAAGAGGATGCTGAAATTCTTTTTCTGCCGATAGATAAGGTTTCATTATTTATCAGGGAACATCCGGAATGGCTGGATTATATTTTCAGACTCTATCATAAACGCTTTGAAGAATTACTGGACATTATCAATGCTATTGCTTTTAAAAAAGTAGACGAAAGACTATTAGACCTTCTTCATAAAAAATCTGAGCTTACAAATTCTAAAACCATTGTAATCACTCATGAACAGCTGGCCAATGAGCTGGGAACTGCCCGGGTGGTAGTATCCAGACTGCTTAAACAGTTGGAAGAAGCAGGAAGGGTAAAGCTCGGACGTAACAAGCTCACGCTTTCTTAA